Proteins from a genomic interval of Diaphorobacter sp. HDW4A:
- a CDS encoding phenol hydroxylase subunit, which translates to MDESNTTAERLDLPKVDLTQRSVNVLRRRANGFIEFEFSVGWPELVVELMMTRADFEQFCSRQQIPVPQGT; encoded by the coding sequence ATGGATGAATCGAACACCACAGCCGAACGACTGGACCTGCCCAAGGTGGATCTCACGCAGCGCAGCGTAAACGTGCTGCGCCGCCGTGCCAACGGATTCATCGAATTCGAATTCTCGGTGGGCTGGCCCGAACTGGTGGTCGAACTGATGATGACCCGAGCCGACTTCGAGCAGTTCTGCAGCAGACAACAAATACCCGTTCCGCAAGGCACCTGA
- a CDS encoding phenol hydroxylase, translating into MNIELQAREIQPQRQTFARVAAHTGDKPASRYLEAMLGAQPAEHFHYKPTWEQGFELYDKRRTAIVMNDWYALRDPRQFYYASWTMARARQQDAMEANYQFVESRQLAQKMSDALRAQVCTVLLPLRHVAFGGNMNNCQICSRGYGTAFTAPAMFHAMDQLGVAQYLTRLGLTLEEPGALEAGRNDWLQVKAWQPLRQYVEDSLVVLDPVELFIAQNLALDGLLYPLLFTQYVDDHLAVKGGTAVAMLTNFIPEWHTESARWIDAVVKVAAAESEHNRTLLSGWYSRYVERAASALAPIAALALGDDAERALADVKTALEARARKAGLDV; encoded by the coding sequence ATGAACATCGAACTGCAGGCGCGCGAGATACAGCCGCAGCGCCAGACTTTCGCCCGCGTTGCAGCGCACACCGGCGACAAACCGGCATCGCGCTACTTGGAAGCCATGCTGGGCGCACAGCCCGCAGAGCACTTCCACTACAAGCCGACGTGGGAGCAAGGCTTCGAGCTGTATGACAAGCGCCGCACGGCCATCGTGATGAATGACTGGTATGCGCTGCGCGATCCGCGCCAGTTCTACTACGCATCATGGACCATGGCACGCGCCCGCCAGCAGGACGCCATGGAGGCCAATTACCAGTTCGTCGAATCGCGCCAGCTCGCACAGAAAATGAGCGATGCGCTGCGTGCCCAAGTCTGCACCGTGCTCCTGCCATTGCGCCACGTGGCCTTCGGCGGCAACATGAACAACTGCCAGATCTGCTCGCGTGGCTACGGCACGGCGTTCACCGCGCCTGCGATGTTCCATGCGATGGACCAGCTCGGCGTAGCGCAATACCTCACGCGCCTCGGCCTCACGCTCGAAGAGCCCGGCGCGCTTGAGGCCGGCAGGAACGACTGGCTGCAGGTCAAAGCATGGCAGCCACTGCGCCAGTATGTGGAAGACAGCCTCGTGGTGCTCGATCCGGTGGAGCTGTTCATCGCGCAGAACCTCGCACTCGACGGTCTGCTCTACCCGCTGCTGTTCACCCAGTATGTAGACGATCACCTCGCAGTGAAGGGCGGCACGGCCGTGGCGATGCTGACCAATTTCATCCCCGAGTGGCACACCGAGTCCGCGCGCTGGATTGATGCCGTGGTCAAAGTTGCGGCGGCCGAATCCGAGCACAACCGCACGCTGCTCTCAGGCTGGTACAGCCGCTACGTGGAGCGCGCCGCCAGTGCGCTCGCCCCCATCGCCGCACTCGCGCTGGGTGACGACGCCGAGCGCGCCCTCGCCGATGTGAAGACTGCTCTCGAAGCCCGCGCCCGCAAAGCCGGGCTCGACGTCTGA
- a CDS encoding sigma-54-dependent Fis family transcriptional regulator, translating into MSHSIPPLPPDADLRSLVRFSTDDGLIWLSGQRMLLMHSASLMELRKELMNTLGPGHTRRVLMRGGYAAGERDALLARQIRPNGSLFEMFAVGPQLHRLEGAVRATPLVFDVDEEAGRLRCEVRWEHSWEAESQVREWGPQSEPACWMLLGYASGYSSAFFRKQVLFKELQCEACGHSHCLIEGRFVHEWPDGEQLARDYLPDSMLVRLDELQSQVEALRTRLQPQDAQGPLLGQSRAFQSAVELLRKAAPTQVTVLLTGETGVGKERFASALHAMSPRADKPFVAVNCAALPDELIESELFGAEKGAFTGANATRIGRFERANGGTLMLDELGEMPLPAQAKLLRVLQTGEIERLGGAKPIKVDVRVVAATNVDLEKAVEQGRFRADLLYRLNVYPIRIPALRERVDDIESLAMHLLQKFSALHGTRVAGLTDRAIAALRSHRWPGNVRELENLMERGLILSSADELIDVTALFPQWSDAGQSSVNAQGFLCSDEQTSTQSEKKAGATDFYDAMLNQGLTLDGLEDRLLQESVRRAGGNLAAAARALGMTRPQLSYRLSRTRDRTPQQKRE; encoded by the coding sequence ATGTCCCATTCGATACCTCCCTTGCCGCCGGATGCCGATTTGCGTAGTCTGGTGCGCTTCTCTACCGACGACGGCCTGATCTGGCTGTCCGGGCAGCGCATGCTGCTGATGCACTCCGCGTCGCTCATGGAGCTGCGCAAGGAGTTGATGAACACGCTTGGCCCCGGACACACGCGGCGTGTGCTCATGCGTGGTGGTTACGCGGCGGGCGAACGCGATGCGCTGCTGGCACGGCAGATACGGCCCAACGGCAGCCTGTTCGAAATGTTCGCGGTGGGGCCACAACTGCACCGGCTCGAAGGTGCGGTGCGCGCGACGCCGCTGGTCTTCGATGTGGACGAGGAGGCGGGACGTCTGCGCTGTGAGGTGCGTTGGGAGCACAGTTGGGAGGCCGAGTCACAGGTGCGCGAGTGGGGCCCGCAAAGCGAGCCTGCGTGCTGGATGCTGCTGGGCTATGCATCCGGTTATTCAAGTGCCTTCTTTCGCAAGCAGGTGCTGTTCAAGGAGCTGCAATGCGAGGCATGTGGACACTCGCATTGCCTCATCGAAGGGCGCTTTGTTCACGAGTGGCCCGATGGCGAACAGCTCGCGCGCGACTATCTTCCGGACTCGATGCTGGTACGTCTGGACGAGCTGCAATCGCAGGTTGAGGCACTGCGCACGCGGCTGCAACCCCAAGATGCGCAGGGGCCGCTGCTGGGTCAGTCGCGCGCCTTCCAGTCGGCCGTGGAACTGCTGCGCAAGGCAGCGCCCACGCAAGTCACGGTGCTGCTGACGGGGGAGACCGGCGTGGGCAAGGAACGCTTTGCGAGCGCGCTGCACGCGATGAGCCCGCGCGCGGACAAGCCCTTCGTCGCGGTGAACTGCGCGGCGCTGCCCGATGAGCTCATCGAAAGCGAATTGTTCGGCGCGGAGAAGGGTGCTTTCACCGGCGCGAACGCCACCCGCATCGGCCGCTTCGAGCGCGCCAATGGTGGCACGCTGATGCTTGATGAACTCGGCGAAATGCCGCTGCCCGCGCAGGCCAAGCTGCTGCGAGTGCTGCAGACCGGCGAGATCGAACGCCTTGGCGGCGCTAAGCCGATCAAGGTCGACGTGCGCGTGGTGGCTGCTACCAATGTGGATCTCGAAAAGGCCGTGGAGCAGGGGCGATTTCGCGCCGATCTGCTGTATCGGCTGAACGTCTATCCGATCCGCATTCCCGCGTTGCGCGAGCGGGTGGATGACATCGAATCGCTTGCCATGCATCTGTTGCAGAAGTTCTCGGCCCTACATGGCACGCGTGTGGCGGGGTTGACCGACAGGGCGATTGCAGCGCTGCGCAGTCATCGCTGGCCCGGCAATGTGCGCGAGCTGGAAAATCTGATGGAGCGCGGCCTGATCCTCTCGTCCGCTGACGAGTTGATCGACGTGACCGCGCTGTTCCCCCAGTGGAGCGACGCGGGCCAAAGTTCGGTGAACGCGCAGGGCTTTTTGTGCAGCGATGAACAGACGTCCACGCAAAGCGAGAAGAAGGCTGGCGCAACCGACTTCTACGACGCCATGCTCAACCAGGGATTGACGCTGGATGGGCTCGAAGATCGATTGCTTCAGGAGTCCGTGCGCCGCGCGGGCGGAAATCTTGCGGCAGCCGCGCGCGCACTTGGCATGACGCGACCACAATTGAGCTACAGGCTTTCACGTACGCGTGATCGCACGCCACAGCAAAAGAGGGAGTGA
- a CDS encoding GntR family transcriptional regulator encodes MQETDGFIGSDDTSRTLTEQTYAELRTDIIEGRLLPGSKLRVEHLRQTYAVGAGTLREALTRLVSDALVSAEGQRGFRVSPIAIDDLEDLTRLRVHIETNALRESIRHGDDAWRARLRASYEELAAVEQPLTRANRGRWEALNLRFHETLLDGRPSPWARKVLKLLSRHIERYRSFAIELPGAVRDVHAEHTEIFELAMSGHDARAALALEAHICATPHELLKALREGRMVLPAAEA; translated from the coding sequence ATGCAGGAGACTGACGGCTTCATTGGCAGCGACGATACCTCGCGCACCTTGACCGAGCAGACCTATGCCGAATTGCGCACCGACATCATCGAGGGGCGCCTGCTGCCCGGCAGCAAGCTGCGCGTGGAGCATCTACGCCAGACCTATGCCGTGGGCGCGGGCACGCTGCGCGAGGCGCTTACGCGGCTGGTGAGCGACGCGCTGGTTTCGGCGGAAGGGCAGCGCGGCTTTCGCGTCTCGCCGATTGCCATTGATGATCTCGAAGACCTCACGCGGCTGCGGGTGCACATCGAGACCAACGCGTTGCGCGAATCGATACGCCATGGCGACGACGCATGGCGTGCGCGGCTGCGTGCAAGCTACGAAGAATTGGCCGCCGTGGAGCAGCCGCTCACGCGCGCCAATCGCGGACGCTGGGAAGCGCTGAACCTGCGCTTTCACGAAACCCTGCTCGACGGTCGTCCGTCGCCTTGGGCGCGCAAGGTGCTCAAGCTGCTGTCGCGACATATCGAGCGTTATCGCTCGTTCGCCATCGAACTGCCGGGTGCCGTGCGTGATGTGCACGCCGAGCACACGGAGATCTTCGAGCTCGCCATGTCCGGCCATGACGCACGCGCGGCGCTCGCTCTCGAGGCCCACATCTGCGCGACGCCGCACGAACTGCTCAAGGCGCTGCGCGAGGGGCGGATGGTGCTTCCAGCGGCTGAGGCTTGA